A portion of the Mycoplasmopsis mustelae genome contains these proteins:
- a CDS encoding LacI family DNA-binding transcriptional regulator, translated as MFSKKTLSYKDIAKQAKVSISTISRYYNNGYVSQKAKDRILAVVRANEYLPNHGARLIRGRDNSVFIIMPIWAQSLFASIASGITISCSKAGRRVNTTYSGSSTSDYIETIRYALSWRPTAIVIFIPQYDKDLFDHIRKIEDTAVIMYGHQVNGLNWIKPDIQKGFYDLTTKVLNNANPKDRKAVFVSDDRLSDSQIAERMQGYEQACHDNGWKIYDFHLSTKKEYDEILKLHNYLKRNNIKNIICSTHEVYVTLVVNLGSREYNLSDIGYQSVYDNLKNYSAKLFIDYPNIGFKIEDMISVFRETGEFINKIIPLEIVDAKK; from the coding sequence ATGTTTAGTAAAAAAACATTATCATACAAAGACATCGCAAAACAGGCAAAAGTTTCAATTTCCACGATTTCTCGCTATTACAATAACGGTTATGTTTCTCAAAAAGCAAAAGACCGAATTCTAGCAGTTGTGAGAGCTAACGAATACCTACCAAACCACGGTGCGCGCTTAATCCGAGGCCGTGATAACTCAGTATTCATTATTATGCCAATTTGAGCACAAAGTTTATTTGCTTCAATTGCAAGCGGAATTACAATTTCATGCTCTAAAGCTGGTCGTAGAGTTAATACTACTTATTCCGGAAGTTCTACATCAGATTATATTGAAACTATTAGATATGCTTTATCATGAAGACCTACCGCAATTGTTATTTTTATTCCACAATATGATAAGGATTTATTTGATCACATCCGTAAAATCGAGGATACAGCTGTGATAATGTATGGACACCAAGTCAATGGTTTAAATTGAATTAAACCTGATATTCAAAAAGGATTTTATGATCTAACTACCAAAGTTTTAAATAATGCAAATCCTAAAGACCGTAAGGCGGTTTTTGTTAGTGACGACAGACTTTCTGATTCACAAATTGCCGAACGTATGCAAGGATATGAACAAGCCTGCCATGATAATGGTTGAAAAATATATGATTTTCATTTATCAACCAAAAAAGAATATGATGAAATATTAAAATTACATAACTACCTAAAACGCAATAATATAAAAAACATTATTTGTTCTACTCATGAAGTCTATGTAACATTAGTGGTAAACTTAGGCTCACGTGAATATAATTTATCAGATATTGGTTATCAATCAGTATATGATAATTTAAAAAATTACTCTGCCAAACTTTTTATAGATTATCCAAATATTGGTTTTAAAATAGAAGATATGATTTCGGTTTTTCGTGAAACTGGTGAATTTATAAATAAAATTATTCCATTAGAAATAGTTGACGCTAAAAAATAA
- the lepA gene encoding translation elongation factor 4 codes for MDKSKIKNFSIIAHIDHGKSTLADRILEITNTVAQRDLKEQFLDSMELEKERGITIKLNAVQIKYRDYIFHLIDTPGHVDFTYEVSRSLAASEGALLLVDATQGIEAQTLANVYLALENNLEIIPVINKIDLPSADVDGVKKEIEDVIGIPTDHAILVSAKTGLGVDKLLDAIVEFIPSPRNADDSKPLKALIFDSYFDAYRGVVMLVRVFEGHLKVGDKFKFMSRNDENNNYHVIELGVRNPYENKKEFLEAGEVGWVSAAIRDAKEVNVGDTITLRDNPTLEALPGYKKMKPVVFTGFYPVDTRDYSSLKESLEKISLSDSSISWEQETSKALGFGFRVGFLGMLHMEILQERLDREYKVGIIATSPSVEYRVTTTKGEVEMIANPTLLPDRTFIEKIEEPYVQAQIFIPNEYIGNVMELCQSKRGIYKSLEMIDAKRSNVIYELPLAETIFDFFDRLKSSTKGYASFEYEWLGYRESDLVKVDILLNGDKVDAFSIIAHRDRAYEQARELCVKLKDAIPRQNFEVPVQATIGGKIIARETIKAYRKDVTAKLYGGDVTRRQKLLKKQKEGKKRMKKLGSIEVPQEAFLSILKTNIDPKK; via the coding sequence ATGGATAAATCAAAGATAAAGAATTTTTCAATTATCGCACATATAGACCACGGAAAAAGCACTTTAGCTGACCGTATTTTGGAAATTACAAATACGGTAGCTCAACGCGATTTAAAAGAACAATTTCTAGATTCAATGGAATTAGAAAAAGAGCGAGGAATTACAATTAAATTAAACGCTGTACAAATAAAATATCGTGATTATATTTTTCATTTAATTGACACTCCAGGACACGTTGATTTTACTTATGAAGTATCACGATCATTAGCCGCTTCCGAAGGTGCACTTTTGTTGGTGGATGCGACGCAAGGAATTGAGGCGCAGACTTTAGCAAATGTCTATTTAGCATTAGAAAATAATTTAGAAATCATCCCTGTAATCAACAAAATTGATCTTCCATCTGCTGATGTTGATGGTGTAAAAAAAGAAATTGAAGATGTAATTGGAATACCGACCGATCATGCGATTTTGGTGTCTGCAAAAACTGGTTTAGGTGTAGATAAATTACTAGATGCAATTGTAGAATTTATACCATCACCAAGGAATGCTGATGATAGTAAACCACTTAAAGCATTAATTTTTGATAGTTATTTTGATGCATATCGCGGGGTCGTGATGTTAGTTCGTGTTTTTGAAGGACATTTAAAAGTAGGTGATAAGTTTAAATTTATGTCACGTAATGACGAAAATAATAACTATCACGTTATAGAACTTGGGGTCCGCAATCCTTATGAAAACAAAAAAGAATTCTTAGAAGCTGGTGAAGTAGGATGAGTTTCGGCGGCCATACGTGATGCTAAGGAAGTTAATGTAGGTGATACCATTACTTTGCGAGACAATCCAACATTAGAAGCCTTGCCGGGGTATAAAAAAATGAAACCTGTAGTATTTACAGGATTTTATCCAGTAGATACCAGAGATTATTCATCACTTAAAGAAAGCCTAGAAAAAATTTCTTTGAGTGATTCGTCAATTAGTTGAGAGCAAGAAACGTCAAAAGCGCTTGGTTTTGGATTTCGAGTTGGTTTTTTAGGTATGCTACATATGGAGATTTTACAAGAAAGGTTGGATCGTGAATATAAAGTAGGAATTATTGCAACAAGTCCAAGCGTGGAATATCGGGTGACTACCACTAAAGGTGAAGTTGAAATGATTGCTAATCCGACGCTACTGCCTGACCGAACTTTTATTGAAAAAATTGAAGAACCTTATGTGCAAGCGCAAATTTTTATACCAAATGAATATATTGGTAATGTAATGGAGTTATGTCAAAGTAAACGAGGAATCTATAAATCATTAGAAATGATAGATGCTAAGCGTTCAAATGTGATTTATGAGTTACCGTTAGCTGAAACTATTTTTGATTTCTTCGATCGTTTAAAATCGTCTACAAAAGGTTATGCTTCTTTTGAATATGAATGATTGGGTTATCGTGAGAGTGATTTAGTAAAGGTAGATATTTTATTGAATGGTGATAAAGTGGATGCCTTTTCAATTATTGCGCACCGCGATCGCGCTTACGAACAAGCACGAGAATTATGTGTAAAATTAAAAGATGCTATCCCGAGACAAAATTTTGAAGTACCAGTACAAGCCACTATTGGTGGAAAAATAATTGCACGCGAAACAATTAAAGCATATCGTAAGGATGTTACTGCGAAACTTTATGGTGGAGATGTTACTAGACGTCAAAAACTACTTAAAAAACAAAAAGAAGGTAAAAAGCGCATGAAAAAACTAGGAAGTATTGAAGTACCACAAGAAGCGTTTTTATCAATTTTAAAAACTAATATAGATCCCAAAAAATAG
- a CDS encoding M13 family metallopeptidase, producing the protein MDKLLKNDFYEYVNAEWLKTAKIPEDRASIGSFVELDINLEKLLKSLIKKWVDKEKEQPKDYPMVLELIKFYQLVINEKQRAMLEWQPVKEFLSKLNQINSFDDLFKQDRDFWLEYTALPIQIQLWEDFVDNEKRIVWLDSLPTILPAKETYNQADKNKLLNVWRNMVLDLLVSFGIQADMANKMIQNAIDFDNYFKDHILSAVEQADYVSLYKLKQRDELKTYSKQVNLANLLDLIVGQKVTEASIPNLKLFEEFDEIFCTENFNKYKDFLFIKNLLATTGYLSEEIRIKATEFKNALNAVEKVRNLEDYAYDLTTKFFGMPLGMYYADKYFGSKAKKDVENMIASMIQIYKESLLANTWLSKETIKKAIIKLEAFEPMVGYPEEIRPYYAKFKVKSYQDGSNIFANVKKFVKLITEYNFSLYHKAESRKMWSMTPVTINAYYTPIHNQIVFPAAILAAPFYDINQSKSANYGGIGAVIAHEISHGFDNNGSQFDEKGRLNNWWTEHDLHEFKKRTQAAIALYDQTPTPFGKVNGKLTVSENIADLGGFACALEAAKREADFNAKEFFISWARIWRSIYKDGLAKRLLESDVHSPTKVRANKVLSNCDLFIETFNIKKGDQMFIDKSKRVKIW; encoded by the coding sequence ATGGATAAACTATTAAAAAATGACTTTTATGAATATGTAAATGCAGAATGACTTAAAACTGCAAAAATACCTGAAGATCGCGCATCAATAGGTTCATTTGTCGAATTAGATATTAATTTAGAGAAATTGTTAAAATCTTTAATTAAAAAGTGAGTAGATAAAGAAAAAGAACAACCTAAAGATTATCCGATGGTTTTAGAGTTGATTAAATTTTATCAACTAGTAATTAATGAAAAACAGCGCGCAATGTTGGAATGGCAACCCGTTAAAGAATTTTTGAGTAAATTAAATCAAATTAACTCGTTTGATGATTTATTTAAACAAGATAGAGATTTTTGACTAGAATATACAGCGCTTCCGATTCAAATCCAACTATGAGAAGATTTTGTGGATAACGAGAAAAGAATTGTTTGATTAGATTCGCTTCCTACTATTCTACCTGCAAAAGAAACTTATAATCAAGCTGATAAAAATAAATTATTAAACGTTTGAAGAAATATGGTTTTAGATTTATTGGTAAGTTTTGGTATTCAAGCAGATATGGCAAACAAAATGATACAAAATGCGATAGATTTTGATAATTATTTTAAAGATCATATTTTATCTGCGGTTGAGCAAGCTGATTATGTATCTTTATATAAACTAAAACAACGAGATGAACTAAAAACTTATTCAAAACAAGTTAATTTGGCAAATTTATTAGATTTAATTGTTGGTCAAAAAGTTACAGAAGCATCAATTCCTAACTTAAAATTATTTGAAGAATTTGATGAAATTTTTTGTACTGAAAATTTTAACAAATATAAAGATTTTTTGTTTATTAAAAATCTTTTAGCAACTACAGGGTATTTGTCGGAAGAAATTAGAATTAAAGCAACAGAATTTAAAAATGCATTAAATGCGGTTGAAAAAGTTCGAAATTTGGAAGATTATGCATACGATTTAACTACCAAATTTTTTGGAATGCCTTTAGGTATGTATTATGCAGACAAATATTTTGGAAGTAAAGCGAAAAAAGACGTAGAAAATATGATTGCAAGCATGATACAAATTTATAAAGAAAGTTTATTAGCAAACACTTGACTTTCAAAAGAAACAATTAAAAAAGCAATAATTAAGTTAGAAGCTTTTGAACCAATGGTTGGTTATCCAGAAGAAATTAGACCATATTATGCAAAGTTTAAGGTTAAATCATATCAAGATGGTTCAAATATTTTTGCAAATGTTAAAAAATTTGTAAAACTAATTACTGAATATAATTTTTCACTTTATCATAAAGCAGAAAGCAGAAAAATGTGGTCAATGACACCTGTAACCATTAATGCCTACTATACTCCTATCCATAATCAAATAGTTTTTCCTGCGGCAATTTTGGCAGCACCTTTTTATGATATTAATCAATCAAAATCAGCAAATTATGGTGGAATTGGGGCGGTAATAGCGCACGAAATTTCTCATGGTTTTGATAATAATGGTTCACAATTTGATGAAAAGGGACGCTTAAATAATTGATGAACCGAACATGACTTACATGAATTTAAAAAACGCACGCAAGCAGCAATTGCATTGTATGATCAAACACCAACACCGTTTGGTAAAGTTAATGGAAAATTAACGGTTTCAGAAAATATCGCTGATTTAGGTGGTTTTGCATGTGCCTTAGAGGCGGCAAAAAGAGAAGCAGACTTTAATGCGAAGGAATTTTTTATTAGTTGAGCAAGGATTTGGAGATCTATATATAAAGATGGATTGGCAAAAAGATTATTAGAATCTGATGTGCACTCACCAACAAAGGTTCGTGCAAATAAAGTTTTATCAAATTGTGATTTATTCATCGAAACTTTTAACATCAAAAAAGGTGATCAAATGTTTATAGATAAAAGTAAAAGAGTTAAGATTTGATAA
- a CDS encoding alpha/beta fold hydrolase: MKTLKYDYPIFFKDNNKPKNPIIFVHGFNSMPEIHNVFMDQWTLSDYYALAFPGNNMLEPKNGDDVSVESFADLIIKFIKDNNLKDVVLIGHSMGGGTISLTYKKEPKLFVKMIYVSPMNKTLLERKEEFFKLFSPTTFEAYKNLLATLSPIYGQALQDPMVEARERKNFESGIVNNPYIMKLGYSLADENLHNAIEAGIKSIDVPILLVLGESDMIINCEKTKAYFKTLAKKIRVEVIQNAGHVPFYENFIKYFTLLTEFYLEK, translated from the coding sequence ATGAAAACTTTAAAGTATGATTATCCAATCTTTTTTAAGGATAATAACAAACCAAAAAATCCTATCATCTTTGTGCACGGATTTAATTCAATGCCAGAAATCCATAACGTATTTATGGATCAATGAACTTTAAGTGATTATTATGCATTAGCATTTCCTGGAAATAATATGTTAGAACCAAAAAATGGTGATGATGTAAGCGTTGAATCTTTTGCTGATTTGATTATTAAGTTTATTAAAGACAATAATTTAAAAGATGTAGTATTAATTGGACACTCAATGGGTGGCGGAACTATTTCATTAACATATAAAAAAGAACCTAAATTATTTGTTAAAATGATTTATGTTTCTCCAATGAACAAAACCTTATTAGAACGTAAAGAAGAATTCTTCAAATTATTTTCACCAACCACATTTGAAGCGTATAAAAACTTATTAGCTACTCTTTCGCCAATATACGGGCAAGCGTTACAAGATCCGATGGTTGAGGCAAGGGAAAGAAAAAACTTTGAGTCTGGAATTGTAAACAACCCATATATTATGAAACTTGGATATAGTTTAGCTGATGAAAACTTGCATAATGCAATTGAAGCAGGAATTAAAAGCATTGATGTTCCAATCTTATTAGTTTTAGGTGAAAGCGATATGATTATTAACTGTGAAAAAACAAAAGCATATTTTAAAACACTTGCTAAAAAAATAAGAGTTGAAGTTATTCAAAATGCAGGGCACGTACCATTTTACGAAAATTTTATTAAATACTTTACATTACTTACTGAATTTTATTTAGAAAAATAA